A region of Anticarsia gemmatalis isolate Benzon Research Colony breed Stoneville strain chromosome 10, ilAntGemm2 primary, whole genome shotgun sequence DNA encodes the following proteins:
- the LOC142975916 gene encoding coiled-coil domain-containing protein 149-like, with protein sequence MFNKTSFNRVKFQDQQLDDYVLENSVLKSKLQSKIDALSIMSRELDKSSMERDRYKVLVEQLMCKKTVPLRSSSESSNTVYRLTPTNTISGGEMLAKTQDHNNMLKLEVETLKSKLEEATGDIIALRKQLQKRESVNDLTNGNKKLSTIFSYSNNDYEQLVNELEKIQKKYQQIQLDYRATLDEKEELVSDRDYYKNKVQRLNHQISYILTNRSKVQDSNEIDPPKPIVDIDALVTENKYLHERITQLQVEKEIVKRTLTKYKTLLDNRNKNYSLHIKKGFADVMTQKQVREFLDNINSKTGMKQNSAAELKSLCLGLFEALNDKSVALQHQRKTNQILANRITELEKTLESWCNGQKYIPIFPSQMLMDEFLTDSERSVKTNYSKDKEKSHENGENNMNKYSDSDDDMNKDNSDGSSADLRKNYDDYDDCQQNGENRCISKTVLPQELEELVKEALAELKPSN encoded by the exons ATGTTTAACAAAACATCATTTAACAGAGTGAAATTCCAAGATCAACAACTTGATGACTATGTTCTCGAG AATTCTGTATTAAAGAGTAAATTACAAAGTAAGATAGATGCTCTATCTATTATGAGCAGAGAGTTGGACAAGAGTAGCATGGAGAGAGACAGGTATAAAGTGCTGGTTGAACAGTTGATGTGTAAGAAAACTGTTCCTCTGAGGTCTAGTTCGGAATCTAGCAACACAGTGTATAGGCTGACTCCTACTAACACTATCAGCGGTGGTGAGATGCTTGCTAAGACAcaagatcataataatatgttgaagtTAGAg gTGGAAACTCTAAAGAGTAAATTGGAAGAAGCCACAGGTGACATAATTGCTCTGAGGAAGCAGTTACAGAAGAGAGAATCTGTAAATGATCTAACCAATGGAAATAAGAAGCTTTCCACTATATTCAGTTATTCTAATAATGATTATGAGCAGCTTGTTAATGAACTGGAAAAGATTCAGAAAAAG tatcaGCAAATCCAGTTAGATTACAGAGCAACATTGGATGAGAAAGAAGAACTAGTGTCTGACAGAGATTATTACAAGAACAAAGTGCAGAGACTCAATCACCAGATCAGTTACATTTTAACTAACAGATCCAAGGTTCAAGACAGTAATGAGATTGATCCACCAAAGCCCATTGTAGACATTGATGCTCTAGTCACTGAAAACAAGTACCTCCACGAAAGAATAACACAACTACAAGTAgaaaaagaaattgtaaaaaGAACACTAACTAAATACAAG ACACTACTCGACAATAGGAACAAAAATTACTCTTTGCACATCAAAAAAGGTTTTGCTGATGTTATGACTCAGAAACAAG TTCGAGAATTTTTGGATAACATCAATTCTAAGACTGGTATGAAGCAAAACTCTGCAGCTGAATTGAAGTCCCTATGTCTTGGATTATTTGAAGCATTGAATGATAAATCTGTGGCATTGCAACATCAGAGGAAGACCAATCA AATTCTTGCAAACAGAATAACTGAACTTGAAAAGACATTAGAAAGCTGGTGTAATGGTCAGAAGTATATCCCAATATTCCCATCACAAATGTTAATGGATGAATTCTTGACTGATTCTGAAAGATCTGTGAAAACAAATTACTCTAAGGACAAAGAGAAGTCCCATGAGAATGGAGAAAACAATATGAACAAGTATTCGGACAGTGATGATGACATGAATAAAGATAATAGTGACGGATCTTCTGCTGACTTGAGAAAGAATTACGATGATTACGATGACTGTCAACAAAACGGCGAGAACCGCTGCATATCTAAGACAGTACTGCCTCAAGAACTAGAAGAACTGGTTAAAGAAGCTCTCGCCGAGTTAAAACCCTCAAACTAA
- the Girdin gene encoding protein girdin produces the protein MARMAASGTEIDDFLNGPLVSWLKSCLPNPDVVADYASLFNGDILHQVYLQIDPEPSCHTTKLAGLEDQALILGRVKNFDAIIKNVKGLYEEELGMTLLVVPECICLGKSPESREGLENMKLLILLLLGAAVQCPNKELFITRIKELHVDLQHNIVECIKQVTDMQTVVLTPDAIDLFQSPTMFNHMRRLAKERDHYLQNWASLVLHEGLCENENDNKNGKNRSTQNVNQNNGDSQHLAVELADWKARLRKQRQELEEKSEQLSECREELEHTKLVLAKLRSDSQEWFNEARKSAGYRDEVDALREKADRCDRLEQEIQRYRDRLADAEYYKTRVAELREDNKALMETRDALEEQLQRARKRAEQCLTLEAAMIKLKREANDIALERDADQQKIQELIEENNHLQYITKSVLSESNNSNLDTDNEGESTLESGENSLSEQLTSNAQARALKLELENKRLLSTIDSLREQTLLESSDKVLELEKEKKRLTLKCEQLQENCNRVTQQNSELEEVFRNALEENRKLQDSLDSQKAFIDRQSIDRDSEKNKLQDFEKHLESLTKDKQRIQMLCDSIQRRADDLEKSLDARTKELNIVKPEADKVTGLIILTEELKTKLTYSERESHNLQREVNKLREAVEEKDVLLDKLTTEIELKKKELERLSRELEISHNLTSRFQDLEQKTQELKSQKKVDSETIQTLQKDLITEKVNFDKLRNCMEKVGINASEIISRDVSIEDLLEKIITNIDHEALISEIAAKANLMKLVPCDCNHDNENTDNDDSLVNPQIEQLTSDIATLQTSLDNCQAENAKLQVNIATLNSQNGSLISQQMTLQLANSQLAAEKEEIVKQLEVLKDKQDNLLRDQVALQTLHEQLNTEYETLLSEREPIKVTVRDLKLENRELKEKLSHCEKKVTDFEMERENLKIESRNLTNLRAEHSKLKDDFRNLFTASDRLKNEYRNMQEEYRNLRSEVTQLKLRNTEISGEINTKVEVITSMELEINKTNQHCEMLIQMNKSLDADRRSLMDHVSQLLTQYHELLAHSLKDKQHYHEEEKMFADKVNALCRQKEKLEEKIMEHYKKLDNCTTKRRGFGASFVKRVRKAGTDLINKVPTRNNKRIEDASRSKSQLTLAGSESGESDPGSQELEKISKNSDQDQGSSNPSAESPRHSSDSSFTRRFDDKLLKKSDNIDVSGSIPSLDSSRLTSESNFVRRLSGTSIHSGGGDDALIRASLRRRPHKAVPPTHRNSFQGIEGETGLPTASTPTPVFGTAGTRRTVYVADDDPSANLNSKPQSTPVKENPTYLVYNRISTVIGDGACQSMNDRPNVEHHRSMSEHSRSAADEPIQERDDLRNDRRNLSRNEKTDNSKESAIWYEYGCV, from the exons ATGGCAAGGATGGCCGCGTCTGGTACCGAAATCGACGACTTCTTGAACGGGCCTCTAGTTTCGTGG tTAAAATCATGTCTACCAAATCCAGATGTAGTAGCAGACTATGCCTCTCTGTTCAATGGAGACATCCTTCATCAAGTGTACCTCCAGATAGATCCAGAGCCCTCATGTCATACCACAAAACTTGCTGGGCTGGAGGATCAAGCCCTCATATTAGGTAGAGTGAAGAACTTTGATGCAATCATCAAAAATGTGAAGGGCTTGTACGAAGAGGAACTGGGCATGACCCTTTTAGTGGTACCGGAATGTATATGCTTAGGGAAATCACCAGAGTCCAGAGAAGGTCTAGAAAACATGAAGTTGTTAATACTCTTGTTACTTGGTGCAGCTGTACAGTGTCCCAATAAGGAGTTGTTTATAACCAGGATAAAGGAGCTACATGTGGACCTCCAGCATAACATTGTAGAATGCATCAAACag GTAACCGACATGCAAACCGTGGTACTAACGCCGGATGCCATAGATCTCTTCCAATCACCGACAATGTTCAATCACATGCGACGACTGGCTAAAGAGCGCGACCATTATCTACAAAACTGGGCTTCCTTAGTTCTACATGAAGGCTTATGTGAAAATGAGAATGATAACAAGAACGGTAAGAACAGATCCACACAAAATGTCAATCAGAACAATGGAGATAGTCAACATCTTGCTGTAGAATTAGCAGATTGGAAAGCACGACTACGAAAGCAACGACAAGAATT AGAAGAAAAATCAGAGCAGTTGTCCGAATGTCGAGAAGAGTTGGAACATACGAAACTAGTGCTAGCCAAGTTACGTTCCGACAGTCAAGAATGGTTTAATGAAGCACGAAAATCTGCAGGCTACAGGGACGAAGTTGACGCGCTTAGAGAAAAGGCTGATCGATGCGATAG ATTGGAACAAGAAATTCAGCGCTATCGTGATCGACTTGCCGACGCTGAATATTATAAGACCCGAGTGGCAGAGTTGCGCGAAGATAACAAAGCTTTAATGGAAACTAGGGATGCTCTAGAAGAACAGCTACAAAGGGCGAGAAAGCGCGCGGAACAATGTCTTACTTTAGAAGCGGCCATGATTAAATTGAAACGGGAAGCTAATGATATTGCATTG GAAAGAGATGCTGACCAGCAAAAGATTCAAGAACTTATAGAAGAAAACAATCATTTGCAGTATATCACAAAGTCTGTTTTAAGCGaaagtaataatagtaatttagaTACAGATAACGAAGGCGAGAGTACTTTGGAATCTGGCGAAAATAGTTTGTCGGAACAATTGACTAGCAATGCTCAAGCAAGAGCTTTAAAACttgaattagaaaataaaagacTGCTGTCGACAATTGATAGTTTAAGAGAACAGACATTATTGGAGAGCAGTGACAAAGTTCTTGAACTAGAAAAGGAAAAGAAACGATTGACTTTGAAATGTGAACAATTGCAAGAAAACTGTAACAGAGTTACACAACAAAATTCTGAACTTGAAGAAGTTTTCAGAAATGCGTTAGAAGAGAACAGGAAGCTCCAAGATTCTTTAGACAGCCAGAAAGCTTTTATTGATCGCCAATCCATAGATAGAGAttcagagaaaaataaattgcaggACTTTGAAAAACATTTAGAATCATTAACCAAAGACAAACAGAGAATTCAAATGTTATGCGATTCTATACAGAGAAGAGCTGATGATTTGGAGAAGTCATTAGATGCAAGAACTAAAGAACTTAACATTGTTAAACCTGAAGCTGATAAAGTGACTGGTCTAATTATACTCACGGAAGAATTGAAAACCAAATTAACGTACAGTGAAAGAGAATCGCACAATTTACAAAGAGAGGTTAACAAATTACGAGAGGCTGTTGAAGAAAAAGATGTGTTACTTGATAAATTAACCACTGAAATAGAGCTCAAAAAGAAAGAACTCGAAAGATTATCGCGAGAATTAGAAATAAGCCATAACTTAACCAGCAGATTCCAAGATTTAGAACAAAAAACACAAGAACTTAAATCACAAAAGAAAGTTGATTCAGAAACTATTCAAACACTACAGAAAGATTTAATTACAGAGAaagttaattttgataaattaaggAATTGTATGGAAAAAGTTGGCATTAATGCTTCCGAAATAATAAGTAGAGATGTTAGTATTGAAGATTTGttggaaaaaataataaccaaCATTGACCATGAAGCATTGATATCTGAGATAGCTGCTAAAGCTAACTTAATGAAGCTTGTACCATGTGATTGCAATCATGACAATGAGAATACAGATAATGATGACAGTTTAGTTAATCCACAAATAGAACAGCTCACTTCAGATATAGCAACATTACAGACTTCTCTAGACAACTGCCAAGCAGAGAATGCTAAGTTGCAAGTTAACATTGCTACGTTAAATTCACAGAATGGCTCGTTAATCTCTCAACAAATGACTTTGCAACTTGCAAACAGCCAACTTGCTGCCGAAAAAGAGGAAATTGTCAAACAGTTAGAAGTTTTGAAAGATAAACAAGATAATCTTCTAAGGGATCAAGTTGCATTACAAACACTCCATGAACAATTGAACACTGAATACGAAACATTACTCAGTGAACGAGAACCTATTAAAGTGACTGTGAGGGATCTTAAACTTGAGAACAGAGAATTGAAAGAAAAGTTGTCTCATTGTGAGAAAAAAGTAACAGATTTCGAAATGGAAAGAGAGAACTTGAAAATCGAGTCTCGTAATTTAACAAATCTTAGAGCAGAACATTCCAAACTTAAAGATGATTTTAGAAATCTATTTACAGCCAGTGACAGGTTAAAGAATGAATATCGTAACATGCAAGAAGAATACAGAAATCTGAGAAGTGAGGTAACTCAACTGAAATTACGTAATACTGAGATTTCAGGTGAGATCAACACAAAAGTTGAGGTAATTACTAGCATGGAGCTAGAAATAAATAAGACTAATCAACATTGTGAAATGTTGATACAAATGAATAAAAGTTTGGATGCAGATAGGCGATCGTTAATGGATCATGTCTCACAGCTGTTGACCCAGTATCATGAACTACTTGCACATTCATTGAAAGATAAGCAACATTATCACGAAGAGGAGAAAATGTTTGCTGATAAAGTCAATGCTCTATGTCGTCAGAAAGAAAAATTGGAAGAAAAAATTATGGAGCATTACAAAAAGTTAGATAACTGTACTACTAAACGGCGCGGTTTTGGGGCATCGTTTGTTAAAAGAGTTCGAAAAGCTGGCACAgatttaattaacaaagtaCCAACAAGAAACAATAAACGAATAGAAGATGCGAGTCGTTCTAAATCTCAATTAACTCTAGCTGGTTCTGAATCGGGAGAGTCTGATCCTGGTAGTCAAGAATTggagaaaatatcaaaaaattcTGATCAAGATCAGGGTTCATCAAACCCGAGCGCCGAATCACCTAGACATAGTTCTGATTCAAGTTTCACGAGACGATTTGACGATAAATTGCTCAAAAAATCTGATAATATTGATGTGAGTGGATCAATACCAAGCCTTGATTCAAGTAGATTGACCAGTGAATCGAATTTTGTTAGAAGACTGTCTGGTACATCGATACACAGTGGCGGAGGCGACGACGCTCTTATTAGAGCTTCGTTGAGGAGACGTCCACACAAAGCTGTGCCTCCAACACATAGAAATAGTTTCCAAGGGATTGAAGGAGAAACAGGATTACCAACAG CATCGACACCCACACCTGTTTTTGGTACAGCGGGTACTCGTCGCACCGTGTATGTCGCAGACGACGATCCCAGTGCCAATCTAAACTCGAAACCCCAAAGCACTCCCGTGAAAGAAAACCCAACTTATTTGGTATATAATAGAATTTCCACTGTCATCGGCGATGGTGCGTGTCAAAGTATGAACGACAGGCCTAACGTAGAGCATCATAGATCGATGTCAGAACATTCACGTTCCGCGGCAGATGAACCTATACAAGAGAGAGATGATCTTAGGAACGATAGAAGAAATCTTAGTAGAAACGAAAAGACAGACAACTCGAAAGAATCAGCTATCTGGTATGAGTATGGATGCgtgtga
- the Tasp1 gene encoding taspase 1 isoform X2: protein MKTLNIGAGYHSDSLKKEYQKTCYAACRKAAVALQLGGNAVDAVEKAIIELENSPLTNAGYGSNLSWNGSVECDASVMNGQTLHFGACGAVSNVWNPISLAKHLCVKQCDNLSLGRVPPCILTGHGAKSWAERMGLETVDDHKMVSARAFRNFKHCKRKLKRYSIQNDIKFSPLDTVGAICVDSNGIVASGASSGGVSLKHEGRVGQAASFGSGVWAVMSRDGLKPSIAACTSGCGEHLIRTQLAKNSAESLLESSPILGLDKCLKDNFLESPFLWDVPERLGGTLALRFDSINGEGELLWGHTTKTMCIGYMSTETEKPKCIISYLPPKVEAGRKAVVSGQPFKVSMQTCPEFKWEVTTLPSSNGSL from the exons ATGAAAACTCTAAACATag GAGCTGGCTATCACAGCGATTCTCTGAAGAAAGAGTACCAAAAGACATGCTATGCTGCTTGCAGAAAAGCTGCCGTAGCTCTTCAGCTTGGTGGCAATGCTGTAGATGCTGTCGAAAAAGCTATAATCG AACTTGAGAATAGCCCTCTTACTAATGCTGGATATGGTTCAAACTTAAGTTGGAATGGATCTGTGGAATGTGATGCCTCCGTTATGAATGGTCAAACATTACATTTTGGAGCCTGCGGAGCTGTTTCTAATGTATGGAATCCTATTAGTCTAGCTAAACATCTATGTGTGAAACAATGTGATAATTTGTCACTGGGTAGGGTACCTCCATGTATACTTACAGGACATGGCGCAAAATCTTGGGCAGAAAGAATGGGCTTAGAAACAGTAGATGACCACAAAATGGTATCAGCCAGAGCCTTTAGAAACTTTAAGCATTGTAAAAGAAAGCTCAAAAGATATTCTATTCAAAATGATATCAAGTTCAGTCCATTGGACACAGTTGGGGCCATTTGTGTAGATTCTAATGGAATTGTTGCCTCTGGAGCAAGTTCTGGTGGTGTATCATTAAAGCATGAAGGAAGAGTTGGGCAAGCAGCTTCTTTTGGAAGTGGAGTGTGGGCAGTAATGAGCAGAGATGGCTTGAAGCCCTCCATAGCAGCTTGCACATCAGGCTGTGGAGAACATCTTATCAGAACCCAGCTGGCTAAAAATTCTGCTGAGAGCTTACTTGAGTCCTCCCCTATATTGGGTTTGGATAAATGTCTCAAAGACAATTTTCTAGAATCCCCATTCTTATGGGATGTTCCAGAGAGACTAGGTGGTACATTGGCACTGAGGTTTGATTCAATTAATGGGGAGGGAGAGTTACTTTGGGGACatactacaaaaacaatgtgTATTGGCTACATGTCTACTGAAACTGAGAAACCcaag TGTATCATATCCTATTTACCGCCTAAGGTTGAGGCTGGGCGAAAGGCAGTAGTGTCTGGACAACCATTCAAAGTTTCTATGCAAACTTGCCCAGAGTTCAAGTGGGAAGTAACAACTTTACCAAGCAGTAATGGATCTCTTTAG
- the Tasp1 gene encoding taspase 1 isoform X1 has product MNGFIAVHCGAGYHSDSLKKEYQKTCYAACRKAAVALQLGGNAVDAVEKAIIELENSPLTNAGYGSNLSWNGSVECDASVMNGQTLHFGACGAVSNVWNPISLAKHLCVKQCDNLSLGRVPPCILTGHGAKSWAERMGLETVDDHKMVSARAFRNFKHCKRKLKRYSIQNDIKFSPLDTVGAICVDSNGIVASGASSGGVSLKHEGRVGQAASFGSGVWAVMSRDGLKPSIAACTSGCGEHLIRTQLAKNSAESLLESSPILGLDKCLKDNFLESPFLWDVPERLGGTLALRFDSINGEGELLWGHTTKTMCIGYMSTETEKPKCIISYLPPKVEAGRKAVVSGQPFKVSMQTCPEFKWEVTTLPSSNGSL; this is encoded by the exons ATGAACGGTTTTATAGCTGTTCACTgtg GAGCTGGCTATCACAGCGATTCTCTGAAGAAAGAGTACCAAAAGACATGCTATGCTGCTTGCAGAAAAGCTGCCGTAGCTCTTCAGCTTGGTGGCAATGCTGTAGATGCTGTCGAAAAAGCTATAATCG AACTTGAGAATAGCCCTCTTACTAATGCTGGATATGGTTCAAACTTAAGTTGGAATGGATCTGTGGAATGTGATGCCTCCGTTATGAATGGTCAAACATTACATTTTGGAGCCTGCGGAGCTGTTTCTAATGTATGGAATCCTATTAGTCTAGCTAAACATCTATGTGTGAAACAATGTGATAATTTGTCACTGGGTAGGGTACCTCCATGTATACTTACAGGACATGGCGCAAAATCTTGGGCAGAAAGAATGGGCTTAGAAACAGTAGATGACCACAAAATGGTATCAGCCAGAGCCTTTAGAAACTTTAAGCATTGTAAAAGAAAGCTCAAAAGATATTCTATTCAAAATGATATCAAGTTCAGTCCATTGGACACAGTTGGGGCCATTTGTGTAGATTCTAATGGAATTGTTGCCTCTGGAGCAAGTTCTGGTGGTGTATCATTAAAGCATGAAGGAAGAGTTGGGCAAGCAGCTTCTTTTGGAAGTGGAGTGTGGGCAGTAATGAGCAGAGATGGCTTGAAGCCCTCCATAGCAGCTTGCACATCAGGCTGTGGAGAACATCTTATCAGAACCCAGCTGGCTAAAAATTCTGCTGAGAGCTTACTTGAGTCCTCCCCTATATTGGGTTTGGATAAATGTCTCAAAGACAATTTTCTAGAATCCCCATTCTTATGGGATGTTCCAGAGAGACTAGGTGGTACATTGGCACTGAGGTTTGATTCAATTAATGGGGAGGGAGAGTTACTTTGGGGACatactacaaaaacaatgtgTATTGGCTACATGTCTACTGAAACTGAGAAACCcaag TGTATCATATCCTATTTACCGCCTAAGGTTGAGGCTGGGCGAAAGGCAGTAGTGTCTGGACAACCATTCAAAGTTTCTATGCAAACTTGCCCAGAGTTCAAGTGGGAAGTAACAACTTTACCAAGCAGTAATGGATCTCTTTAG